One part of the Sulfolobus tengchongensis genome encodes these proteins:
- a CDS encoding conjugal transfer protein, producing MKGLITKIVSKVKNVVNTTIQAIKNGASATVKAIVRPVLQYRKGNTEAAIGGVVAGLALLGGALSQTFAGSFTALLGNNAQYLADFLGILGFIALMGGIMEYRKRK from the coding sequence ATGAAGGGCCTTATAACAAAAATTGTATCAAAAGTCAAAAACGTAGTAAATACAACAATCCAAGCAATCAAAAACGGAGCAAGTGCTACAGTTAAAGCAATAGTTAGACCAGTACTACAATATCGTAAGGGCAATACTGAGGCTGCAATAGGCGGTGTTGTAGCAGGACTTGCCCTACTAGGTGGTGCACTATCGCAAACTTTTGCTGGCAGCTTTACAGCATTGCTAGGCAATAATGCACAGTATCTTGCCGATTTCCTCGGTATATTGGGATTCATAGCGTTGATGGGCGGCATAATGGAGTACAGAAAAAGGAAGTAA
- a CDS encoding conjugal transfer protein: protein MNFLLIPFTIVLFLSINEIRNFLLFRKSTFLYECCDIKFYRYKDKKDDDNAIAVTSIFFGNAIILLSDHVNDSVIYHEYGHLRQREEVYTALFLLGILFSIAFQSYPFLLPVLLLSFRFFFMHLERSADLYAYKVYNTRYEPKHPERPKNRIERLKAWLFDSHAPDWVRIKDEYYNERKNIIYLFLKDIL, encoded by the coding sequence ATGAATTTCCTCTTAATTCCCTTTACAATAGTACTCTTTCTCTCAATCAATGAAATAAGAAATTTTTTGTTATTCCGCAAATCCACTTTTCTCTATGAGTGTTGTGATATAAAGTTTTACAGGTATAAGGACAAAAAGGATGATGATAATGCTATAGCTGTCACGAGTATTTTCTTTGGAAATGCTATAATTCTGCTCTCAGATCACGTTAACGATTCAGTAATCTATCATGAGTACGGCCATCTAAGACAAAGAGAAGAAGTCTATACAGCACTATTTTTATTAGGTATTCTATTTAGTATAGCCTTTCAGTCCTACCCCTTCTTGCTACCTGTGTTATTACTGTCATTCAGATTCTTTTTTATGCATTTAGAGAGATCTGCTGACCTATATGCGTACAAAGTATACAATACAAGATATGAACCAAAACATCCAGAGAGGCCAAAAAACAGGATTGAACGGCTTAAGGCTTGGTTGTTCGATTCTCATGCACCTGATTGGGTAAGAATAAAAGACGAATACTATAACGAGAGAAAAAATATAATTTACCTTTTTTTGAAAGACATACTCTGA
- a CDS encoding helicase HerA domain-containing protein, translated as MKFYELFPKLDQYNNILDILGHTFELIYRREDKLRFFARTSAETDVLRKYFGVKEAEINDRLPLRAQVFFKKEKDFYWGAEFNDFTNFLTKLKNGEEIRIWIVLEPRLNDIFLKRSDKLKRNQSAIGRRQREVLASRLESFAKDNIYYVQIQLVADKGRLKELGRELSNYILTNSRKLKLAIEKNKEDKMPRVPRFHSLYYKKWIWADQNVINKIAVIPSPTILPVDFAIGGLLPDLPPNRQGFRIGKLTYSGKEVQLELEDFFRHSYIIGGTGAGKTSSMRMILKRLKEAYPDIVEIIIDPHGDFAEEMVSFYSSYTNKFNPDEQLFYFHPIEAPVSINPLALPKLPNVEQAVLLGFSNVMEIFEKLFMLKESAVYVKYVIQNSLSILYQKTPEPTFYDLYKVIISLRNGTLDLPIKSKDWEEKLEMFQDLDDTTFVSALSRIEMLSTNPLLRKIFSTSKIPDDTLFRKGNVIVINASKGAVGDEVSFLIMAGWLFKIWYYALARAQLRMERIPIIVAIDEFQNVADLSLIDTILAEARKYSLHLLLAHQHTGQIDMNLLKSLMSNTGVKILMKMQGSDAEKFAEIFPEFRNELLKVLPAQSVGQCVLIITPRKPGDKTVPVQVNLDFEELTRDQNKLQRVIERMRQFTAEKIEEKDIINLVNPLFKYIDRPNVLEQVILYRVYKSFTDHAKHSIYLVDLLKQLGIDRDKVENIINRMDRAGYVSVEKVGNKKLLQYGKGLFGNVKMVAPGEEGRKLAMKVMLRYMKKNYYVVPSKQTPDLTSRPDLVAMPYDVSNYTLDYEKAVAVEIESCNELETHPEQVVRNWRKPSTNDFSEIHTWTLEECFNKLQELYNQLSDEEKKKVKIFALKVRKNAAEKQQSNTMREENRKTEKQKTEESSVYSPVNQNFQNNRDREGHFSQQSENKEEQEMQQNMVYSPVKEDRVSQQSEKTASKQEEMHENRKSEEKTQEETITIKGVVIKILNGNIIEINGKKYQVLESDIDLLKKSKNIAESITVNDNEIVLKVLNYKKTILLKEITS; from the coding sequence ATGAAATTCTACGAACTATTTCCAAAATTAGATCAATACAATAATATCTTAGACATACTAGGACATACCTTCGAATTGATATATAGAAGAGAGGACAAACTACGGTTTTTTGCTCGCACTAGTGCAGAGACAGACGTCTTACGCAAATACTTCGGCGTTAAAGAGGCAGAAATAAATGATAGACTACCTCTACGTGCTCAGGTCTTTTTCAAAAAAGAGAAAGACTTCTATTGGGGGGCAGAATTTAATGATTTCACAAACTTCTTAACGAAACTGAAAAACGGGGAAGAGATTAGGATATGGATAGTCCTGGAGCCAAGACTGAACGACATCTTTCTAAAACGCTCTGATAAACTGAAGAGAAACCAAAGTGCAATAGGGAGGAGACAAAGAGAAGTCCTAGCTTCACGTCTTGAGAGCTTCGCTAAAGATAACATCTATTACGTACAGATCCAGCTGGTAGCAGATAAAGGAAGACTGAAAGAGCTAGGTAGAGAGCTGTCTAATTATATACTGACGAATAGTAGGAAACTGAAGCTTGCCATAGAGAAAAATAAGGAAGATAAAATGCCAAGAGTACCTAGGTTCCACTCACTTTATTATAAGAAGTGGATCTGGGCTGATCAGAATGTTATCAACAAGATAGCAGTAATACCTTCACCTACAATACTTCCAGTAGATTTCGCGATCGGTGGATTGTTACCCGATTTGCCTCCCAATAGACAGGGTTTTAGAATAGGGAAACTTACATACAGCGGTAAAGAGGTTCAGTTAGAGCTAGAAGATTTCTTCCGACACAGTTATATTATAGGGGGCACAGGTGCTGGTAAAACGAGTTCAATGAGAATGATACTGAAAAGACTGAAAGAAGCATATCCAGATATTGTCGAAATCATAATTGATCCTCACGGAGATTTCGCTGAAGAAATGGTCTCGTTCTACTCAAGCTACACCAACAAGTTCAATCCAGATGAGCAGTTGTTCTATTTTCATCCGATCGAAGCCCCAGTTAGTATTAATCCTCTGGCACTTCCCAAATTGCCTAATGTAGAGCAAGCGGTACTCTTAGGTTTCTCTAACGTTATGGAGATTTTTGAGAAATTGTTCATGCTCAAGGAGTCTGCAGTATACGTGAAATACGTAATCCAAAACTCCCTATCAATCCTATATCAGAAAACACCTGAGCCTACATTTTACGACTTATATAAGGTTATAATTTCGTTAAGGAACGGAACTTTAGACCTCCCAATAAAGTCAAAAGATTGGGAAGAGAAGCTAGAGATGTTCCAAGACCTTGATGATACTACATTTGTCTCAGCCCTATCAAGGATAGAAATGTTATCAACCAACCCACTTTTACGTAAGATCTTTTCAACATCAAAAATCCCCGATGATACGCTTTTCAGAAAAGGTAATGTAATCGTAATAAATGCTTCTAAGGGAGCAGTAGGTGACGAAGTATCATTTCTTATCATGGCAGGCTGGCTGTTTAAGATTTGGTACTATGCACTAGCCAGAGCACAATTAAGAATGGAAAGGATCCCAATTATCGTTGCGATCGATGAGTTCCAGAATGTCGCTGATCTTTCGCTAATAGACACTATCTTAGCGGAGGCTAGAAAATATTCTCTTCATCTCCTTTTGGCTCATCAACATACAGGGCAAATCGATATGAATTTGCTAAAATCGTTAATGAGCAACACAGGTGTAAAGATTCTGATGAAGATGCAAGGGTCTGACGCTGAAAAATTCGCAGAGATCTTTCCAGAGTTCAGAAATGAATTGCTTAAAGTATTACCAGCACAGTCAGTAGGGCAATGCGTTCTTATCATCACTCCGAGAAAGCCAGGGGATAAGACAGTACCTGTTCAAGTAAATCTTGACTTTGAGGAGCTGACAAGAGACCAAAACAAGCTGCAGAGAGTAATAGAAAGAATGAGGCAGTTTACAGCAGAGAAAATAGAAGAAAAAGACATAATAAATCTAGTTAATCCTTTGTTTAAGTACATAGACAGACCTAACGTTTTAGAACAAGTGATACTATACCGAGTCTACAAGAGTTTCACAGATCATGCAAAGCATTCAATATACCTAGTAGACTTACTTAAACAATTGGGGATTGATAGGGACAAGGTAGAAAACATAATAAACAGAATGGATAGGGCTGGATATGTGTCAGTAGAGAAAGTTGGTAACAAAAAACTGTTACAGTATGGAAAGGGTCTTTTTGGAAATGTGAAAATGGTAGCGCCAGGTGAAGAGGGTAGGAAACTTGCAATGAAGGTAATGTTAAGGTATATGAAAAAGAACTACTATGTAGTCCCTTCAAAACAAACACCAGATTTAACATCAAGACCTGACCTTGTTGCAATGCCATATGACGTATCAAACTATACATTAGATTATGAGAAAGCAGTAGCGGTAGAAATAGAGAGTTGTAATGAACTAGAGACTCACCCTGAGCAGGTGGTTAGAAATTGGAGGAAACCTAGCACAAACGACTTCTCTGAGATACATACTTGGACTTTAGAAGAGTGTTTCAACAAACTACAAGAACTCTATAATCAACTCTCTGATGAAGAGAAGAAAAAAGTAAAGATATTTGCATTAAAGGTAAGGAAAAACGCTGCAGAGAAGCAACAATCTAATACTATGAGAGAAGAGAATAGAAAAACTGAGAAACAAAAAACAGAAGAATCATCAGTTTACTCCCCAGTAAACCAGAATTTCCAGAACAACAGAGATAGGGAAGGACATTTTTCACAGCAAAGCGAAAATAAGGAGGAGCAAGAGATGCAGCAAAACATGGTTTACTCCCCAGTAAAAGAAGACAGAGTTTCACAGCAAAGTGAAAAAACAGCTAGCAAACAAGAAGAGATGCATGAAAATAGAAAAAGTGAAGAAAAAACGCAAGAAGAAACTATTACAATAAAAGGAGTAGTTATCAAAATACTTAATGGTAACATTATAGAAATAAACGGGAAGAAATACCAAGTTTTAGAGTCAGACATTGATCTTTTAAAGAAGTCAAAGAATATCGCAGAGTCTATTACCGTGAACGATAACGAGATAGTACTGAAAGTACTTAACTACAAAAAAACTATTCTCTTAAAAGAAATTACTTCTTAA
- a CDS encoding DUF1286 domain-containing protein, with the protein MKLRTHYIFSVGLISIILALTFNLSFFTNLFISFYTSFLGNTIIDRLGHEMKWSKHGYIPTRTPLTHTVLRSIMWGLVSVLTLLLLFYDYYHYTLILPIIISGIIVGPSHMLLDVFTESGIYTKKNGKWIRIALAHFSYNNVFVNGVSSLIGILLLFLSYSLSIH; encoded by the coding sequence ATGAAGCTCAGAACTCATTATATCTTTAGCGTGGGTCTAATTTCGATAATCTTAGCTTTAACCTTCAATCTAAGTTTCTTTACTAACTTATTCATCTCTTTTTATACATCATTTCTCGGCAATACAATTATTGATAGATTAGGTCATGAAATGAAGTGGAGTAAACACGGTTATATTCCAACAAGGACTCCGTTAACTCATACAGTACTCAGAAGTATAATGTGGGGTCTTGTTTCTGTATTGACCTTACTATTACTTTTCTATGATTATTATCACTATACATTAATTTTACCAATTATAATCTCTGGAATAATTGTTGGTCCATCTCATATGCTTCTTGATGTCTTTACTGAAAGTGGTATTTATACAAAAAAGAATGGCAAATGGATAAGGATTGCGTTAGCACACTTTAGTTATAATAATGTGTTTGTTAACGGAGTTTCTTCTCTCATTGGAATCTTACTTCTTTTCCTTTCTTACTCTCTTTCTATTCATTGA